From the genome of Streptomyces sp. NBC_01116, one region includes:
- a CDS encoding DUF2000 family protein: MRNTHETENGTESGTGAASETASETGGGTAVAGSGPVRFDTKVAVLLRDDLESWQRLNVTAFLVSGLGTAVPEVIGEPYEDADSTAYLPMLRQPVLVFEGAEETVTAAHARALSRSLATAVFTADLFGTGNDRDNRAAVRAVGRDALDLVGLAVYGPRNAVDKVLKGARMHP; the protein is encoded by the coding sequence ATGAGAAACACGCACGAGACCGAGAACGGGACCGAGAGCGGGACCGGGGCCGCGAGCGAGACCGCGAGCGAGACCGGGGGCGGGACCGCGGTGGCCGGGAGCGGGCCCGTCCGCTTCGACACGAAGGTCGCGGTGCTGCTCCGTGACGACCTGGAGTCGTGGCAGCGCCTGAACGTGACCGCCTTTCTGGTCAGCGGCCTGGGGACGGCGGTGCCCGAGGTGATCGGCGAGCCCTACGAGGACGCCGACTCCACCGCGTATCTGCCGATGCTCCGGCAGCCCGTGCTGGTCTTCGAGGGGGCGGAGGAGACGGTGACCGCCGCGCACGCCAGGGCGCTGTCCCGGTCGCTGGCGACGGCCGTGTTCACCGCGGACCTCTTCGGCACGGGGAACGACCGGGACAACCGGGCCGCCGTACGGGCGGTGGGGCGGGACGCGCTGGATCTGGTGGGCCTCGCCGTGTACGGGCCGCGCAACGCCGTGGACAAGGTCCTCAAGGGAGCGCGGATGCATCCCTGA
- a CDS encoding HU family DNA-binding protein — protein sequence MNRSELVAALADRAEVTRKDADAVLAALAETVGEIVAKGDEKVTIPGFLTFERTHRAARTARNPQTGDPINIPAGYSVKVSAGSKLKEAAKGK from the coding sequence ATGAACCGCAGTGAGCTGGTGGCCGCCCTGGCCGACCGCGCCGAGGTGACTCGCAAGGACGCCGACGCCGTGCTGGCCGCGCTCGCCGAGACCGTCGGTGAGATTGTCGCCAAGGGCGACGAGAAGGTCACCATCCCCGGCTTCCTGACCTTCGAGCGCACCCACCGTGCCGCTCGCACCGCTCGCAACCCGCAGACCGGCGACCCGATCAACATCCCCGCCGGCTACAGCGTGAAGGTCTCCGCGGGCTCGAAGCTCAAGGAAGCCGCCAAGGGCAAGTAA
- a CDS encoding NAD-dependent malic enzyme — protein sequence MATAPSVSYSMTVRLEVPASGTAVSQLTTAVESSGGSVTGLDVTASGHEKLRIDVTIAATSTSHADEIVEGLRGIEGVTLGKVSDRTFLMHLGGKIEMASKHPIRNRDDLSMIYTPGVARVCMAIAENPEDARRLTIKRNSVAVVTDGSAVLGLGNIGPMASLPVMEGKAALFKRFAGIDAWPICLDTQDTDEIVAIVKAIAPGFAGINLEDISAPRCFEIEARLREALDIPVFHDDQHGTAIVVLAALTNALRVVGKNIGDVRVVMSGAGAAGTAILKLLIAAGVKHAVVADIHGVVHAGREDLVAADPDSPLRWIADNTNPEGVTGTLKEAVVGADVFIGVSAPNVLNGDDVAAMADGAIVFALANPDPEVDPAVARQTAAVVATGRSDFPNQINNVLVFPGVFRGLLDAQSRTVNTEMMLAAAGALADVVAEDEVNANYIIPSVFNDKVAGAVAGAVRAAAKAATGTEPSVSA from the coding sequence ATGGCAACGGCGCCCAGCGTCTCGTACTCGATGACGGTCAGGCTGGAGGTGCCCGCGAGCGGCACCGCGGTCTCTCAGCTCACCACGGCCGTGGAGTCCTCCGGGGGCTCGGTCACCGGCCTCGACGTGACCGCCTCAGGCCACGAGAAGCTGCGGATCGACGTCACCATCGCCGCCACCTCCACCTCGCACGCCGACGAGATCGTCGAAGGTCTGCGCGGCATCGAGGGCGTCACGCTGGGCAAGGTCTCCGACCGTACCTTCCTCATGCACCTCGGCGGCAAGATCGAGATGGCGTCCAAGCACCCCATCCGCAACCGTGACGACCTGTCGATGATCTACACCCCCGGCGTCGCCCGGGTCTGCATGGCCATCGCCGAGAACCCCGAGGACGCGCGCCGCCTCACCATCAAGCGCAACTCCGTCGCAGTTGTGACGGACGGTTCCGCGGTGCTCGGCCTCGGCAACATCGGCCCGATGGCCTCGCTGCCCGTCATGGAGGGCAAGGCGGCCCTCTTCAAGCGCTTCGCCGGCATCGACGCCTGGCCGATCTGCCTGGACACGCAGGACACCGACGAGATCGTCGCGATCGTCAAGGCCATCGCCCCCGGCTTCGCGGGCATCAACCTGGAGGACATCTCCGCGCCGCGCTGCTTCGAGATCGAGGCCCGGCTCCGCGAGGCCCTCGACATCCCCGTCTTCCACGACGACCAGCACGGCACCGCGATCGTCGTGCTGGCCGCCCTCACCAACGCCCTGCGCGTGGTGGGCAAGAACATCGGGGACGTACGGGTCGTCATGTCCGGCGCGGGAGCGGCCGGTACGGCCATCCTGAAGCTGCTCATCGCCGCCGGCGTCAAGCACGCCGTCGTCGCCGACATCCACGGTGTGGTGCACGCCGGGCGCGAGGACCTGGTCGCGGCCGACCCCGACTCCCCGCTGCGCTGGATCGCCGACAACACCAACCCGGAGGGCGTCACCGGCACCCTCAAGGAGGCCGTCGTCGGCGCCGACGTCTTCATCGGCGTCTCCGCCCCGAACGTGCTGAACGGCGACGACGTCGCCGCGATGGCGGACGGCGCGATCGTGTTCGCGCTCGCGAACCCGGACCCCGAGGTCGACCCCGCGGTCGCCCGTCAGACGGCGGCGGTCGTCGCCACCGGCCGCTCGGACTTCCCCAACCAGATCAACAACGTGCTGGTCTTCCCGGGTGTCTTCCGCGGCCTGCTGGACGCTCAGTCCCGGACCGTCAACACGGAGATGATGCTCGCCGCGGCCGGCGCCCTGGCCGACGTGGTCGCCGAGGACGAGGTCAACGCGAACTACATCATTCCCTCGGTCTTCAACGACAAGGTGGCGGGCGCGGTCGCCGGAGCCGTCCGGGCCGCCGCGAAGGCCGCCACCGGCACCGAACCCTCCGTATCTGCCTGA
- a CDS encoding UvrD-helicase domain-containing protein, which produces MAAQDAAVESLRDREIGVEQEHLDRVYHRLEEKIHEAEFLMNDAVKRGQVGTPGALAERDAQVFRAGIHLNRLNSEFEDFLFGRIDLLLGKDGERGPDGAYTSVEPADDTVREDATADIAETLHIGRIGVLDSDYAPLVIDWRAPAAAPFYRSTPKEPGRVVRRRVIRSKGRKVLGVEDDLMRPELTAFLDGEKLPVIGDGALMAALGQARSHTMRDIVSSIQAEQDLVIRAPAASVTEVTGGPGTGKTAVALHRAAYLLYQDRRRYAGGILVVSPTPLLVAYTEGVLPSLGEEGQVAIRAVGSLSDDAAGLQGATTYDEPAVARIKGSSRMLHVLRKAARGALERGRSAAPREEAGQLAFGEEPEQGAAATTPDRLRVVAFGARVELEADELQRVRHNALSGTAPVNLLRPRARKLLLDALWSKSSGRGRYTDPQLVAELRSSFDEDVSTETPFLEFLDAWWPELTPRRVLAAMADERRLGRWSRRILNQGEARRLARSLKRLDADGEGPLSVHDVALLDELQALLGTPNRPRRKREADPLDQLTGLEELMPQREETQWERAERLAAERTEYAHVIVDEAQDLTPMQWRMVGRRGRHATWTIVGDPAQSSWSDPDEAGAARDEALGSRPRRRFTLTVNYRNPAEIAELAAKVLALAMPGMESPAAVRSTGVVPRFEPVREGDLAATVREEAARLLAEVDGTVGVVVAMNRRAQAREWLAELGERVVALGSLEAKGLEYDATVVVSPAEIADESPAGLRVLYVALTRATQQLTVVSGERDMPDEGGVPDLLRD; this is translated from the coding sequence GTGGCCGCGCAGGATGCCGCTGTCGAATCGCTGCGGGACCGGGAAATCGGTGTCGAGCAGGAGCATCTCGACCGTGTTTATCACCGCCTCGAAGAGAAGATCCACGAGGCGGAATTTCTCATGAACGACGCCGTCAAGCGCGGCCAGGTCGGTACCCCCGGCGCGCTCGCGGAGCGGGACGCCCAGGTGTTCCGGGCGGGGATCCACCTCAACCGGCTGAACAGCGAGTTCGAGGACTTCCTCTTCGGGAGGATCGACCTGCTGCTCGGCAAGGACGGGGAGCGCGGCCCGGACGGCGCGTACACCTCCGTCGAGCCGGCCGACGACACCGTACGGGAGGACGCCACCGCCGATATCGCGGAGACGCTCCACATCGGCCGGATCGGGGTCCTGGACTCCGACTACGCGCCGCTGGTGATCGACTGGCGGGCCCCGGCGGCCGCCCCGTTCTACCGCTCCACCCCGAAGGAGCCGGGCCGCGTCGTACGCCGCCGGGTCATCCGCTCCAAGGGCCGCAAGGTCCTCGGGGTCGAGGACGACCTGATGCGCCCGGAGCTGACGGCGTTCCTGGACGGCGAGAAGCTGCCGGTGATCGGGGACGGCGCGCTGATGGCGGCGCTCGGCCAGGCCCGCAGCCACACCATGCGGGACATCGTCTCCTCCATCCAGGCCGAACAGGACCTGGTCATCCGGGCCCCCGCCGCCTCCGTCACCGAGGTCACCGGCGGCCCCGGCACCGGCAAGACCGCGGTCGCCCTGCACCGGGCGGCGTACCTGCTCTACCAGGACCGGCGGCGGTACGCGGGCGGCATCCTGGTCGTCTCGCCCACCCCGCTCCTGGTCGCGTACACCGAAGGGGTGCTGCCCTCGCTCGGCGAGGAGGGCCAGGTCGCGATCCGCGCGGTCGGCTCGCTGTCGGACGACGCGGCGGGCCTCCAGGGCGCCACGACGTACGACGAACCGGCGGTGGCCCGGATCAAGGGCTCCTCCCGGATGCTCCACGTGCTGCGCAAGGCCGCCCGGGGCGCGCTGGAACGGGGCCGGTCCGCGGCGCCGCGCGAGGAGGCGGGCCAGCTCGCCTTCGGCGAGGAGCCCGAGCAGGGCGCCGCGGCCACGACCCCCGACCGGCTGCGCGTCGTCGCCTTCGGGGCCCGGGTCGAGCTGGAGGCCGACGAGCTCCAGCGCGTCCGGCACAACGCGCTGAGCGGCACCGCCCCGGTCAACCTGCTGCGGCCCCGCGCCCGCAAGCTGCTGCTGGACGCCCTGTGGAGCAAGTCCTCCGGACGGGGCAGGTACACCGACCCCCAGCTGGTGGCGGAGCTGCGCTCGTCGTTCGACGAGGACGTCTCCACCGAGACCCCGTTCCTGGAGTTCCTCGACGCCTGGTGGCCCGAGCTGACGCCGCGCCGGGTGCTGGCCGCGATGGCCGACGAGCGGCGGCTCGGCCGCTGGTCCCGGCGCATCCTCAACCAGGGCGAGGCGCGCCGGCTGGCCCGGTCGCTGAAGCGCCTCGACGCCGACGGCGAAGGGCCTCTCTCCGTCCACGACGTGGCGCTCCTGGACGAGCTCCAGGCGCTGCTGGGCACCCCGAACCGGCCCAGGCGCAAGCGGGAGGCCGATCCGCTGGACCAGCTCACCGGTCTGGAGGAGCTGATGCCGCAGCGCGAGGAGACCCAGTGGGAGCGGGCCGAGCGGCTCGCGGCGGAGCGCACCGAGTACGCGCACGTCATCGTCGACGAGGCCCAGGACCTCACGCCGATGCAGTGGCGCATGGTCGGCCGCCGGGGCCGGCACGCCACCTGGACGATCGTCGGCGACCCGGCCCAGTCCTCCTGGTCCGACCCGGACGAGGCGGGCGCCGCCCGGGACGAGGCGCTCGGCTCCCGGCCGCGCCGCCGCTTCACCCTCACCGTGAACTACCGCAACCCGGCGGAGATCGCGGAGCTGGCCGCTAAGGTGCTGGCGCTGGCGATGCCCGGGATGGAGTCCCCGGCCGCGGTCCGCTCGACCGGGGTGGTGCCCCGCTTCGAGCCGGTACGCGAGGGGGACCTGGCCGCCACGGTCCGCGAGGAGGCCGCGCGGCTGCTCGCGGAGGTGGACGGCACGGTCGGCGTGGTCGTCGCGATGAACCGGCGCGCCCAGGCCCGCGAGTGGCTCGCGGAGCTGGGGGAGCGGGTGGTGGCGCTGGGCAGCCTGGAGGCCAAGGGGCTGGAGTACGACGCCACGGTGGTCGTCTCGCCCGCGGAGATCGCGGACGAGTCCCCGGCCGGTCTGCGGGTGCTGTACGTGGCGCTGACCCGGGCGACGCAGCAGCTCACGGTGGTCTCGGGGGAGCGGGACATGCCGGACGAGGGCGGGGTGCCGGACCTGCTGAGGGACTGA
- a CDS encoding ABATE domain-containing protein, whose protein sequence is MAAGRGARTWRFDTGRICLDLVATEPAGGAPGTCEQLDGPVRLARWLADARLVPPGTALTGLDDTWVTGFRELRSAVSCLMATQLGGPEADGALERVNALASGAPPGPRAVRGADGGLVRTLSAVPDCAALLAVVARDAVDLLTDPAARAALRRCQGEDCHRLYLDTSRGGRRRWCSGEVCGNRERVARHRRRTLRAADGRGPGRERGEAAPAGGG, encoded by the coding sequence ATGGCAGCGGGCAGGGGTGCGCGGACATGGCGGTTCGACACGGGCCGGATCTGCCTCGATCTGGTGGCCACGGAGCCCGCGGGCGGGGCGCCGGGGACCTGCGAACAGCTCGACGGACCCGTGCGCCTGGCCCGGTGGCTCGCCGACGCCCGGCTCGTCCCGCCGGGCACCGCGCTGACGGGGCTGGACGACACCTGGGTGACCGGCTTCCGCGAACTGCGCTCCGCCGTGAGCTGCCTGATGGCGACCCAGCTCGGCGGACCCGAGGCCGACGGGGCGCTGGAGCGGGTCAACGCCCTCGCGTCCGGGGCGCCCCCGGGGCCCCGCGCGGTGCGCGGCGCGGACGGCGGCCTGGTGCGGACCCTGAGCGCCGTGCCCGACTGCGCGGCGCTCCTCGCCGTCGTCGCCCGGGACGCCGTGGACCTGCTCACCGACCCGGCCGCGCGGGCGGCCCTGCGCCGCTGCCAGGGCGAGGACTGCCACCGGCTCTACCTGGACACCTCGCGCGGCGGGCGGCGCCGCTGGTGCTCCGGCGAGGTCTGCGGCAACCGCGAACGGGTCGCCCGGCACCGGCGCAGGACCCTGCGGGCGGCCGACGGGCGCGGTCCGGGCAGGGAAAGGGGGGAGGCGGCCCCGGCCGGCGGCGGGTGA
- a CDS encoding GNAT family N-acetyltransferase, with product MDHRDGSVVHGPGGLRLRRWHEEDLSALLEAYEDPAMRRWLATQVSGADGAVAWLEAQRRGWATGTRFAFAVTEAVPGARQDGGRDGEPLGNVVLKRPEPGDGRAEVGYWTTSAARGRGVASRALTALTEWAFTEFTEQGLTRLELLHQVDNEASCRVAEKCGYALARVIPALPPAYPLDGHVHVREDPPAALSRPAGRRAEAAGTGGGRASGR from the coding sequence ATGGACCACCGCGACGGGAGCGTCGTGCACGGCCCCGGCGGGCTGCGGCTGCGCCGGTGGCACGAGGAGGACCTGTCCGCGCTGCTGGAGGCGTACGAGGATCCCGCGATGCGACGGTGGCTCGCCACCCAGGTCTCCGGAGCGGACGGGGCGGTCGCCTGGCTGGAGGCGCAGCGCAGGGGGTGGGCGACGGGCACCCGCTTCGCCTTCGCCGTGACGGAGGCCGTGCCCGGCGCCCGGCAGGACGGCGGGCGGGACGGCGAACCGCTCGGCAACGTCGTGCTGAAGCGGCCCGAACCGGGCGACGGCCGCGCGGAGGTGGGCTATTGGACAACGTCGGCGGCGCGCGGCCGGGGCGTGGCGTCACGGGCCCTGACGGCGCTGACCGAGTGGGCGTTCACGGAGTTCACCGAACAGGGCCTGACCAGGCTGGAGTTGCTTCACCAGGTGGACAACGAGGCCTCGTGCCGGGTGGCGGAGAAGTGCGGTTACGCGCTGGCGCGGGTGATCCCGGCACTGCCGCCCGCCTATCCGCTGGACGGGCACGTGCATGTGCGCGAGGATCCCCCGGCGGCGCTCAGCCGGCCGGCGGGTCGTCGTGCAGAAGCCGCTGGAACAGGTGGTGGTCGCGCCAGCGGCCGTTGA
- a CDS encoding GNAT family N-acetyltransferase produces the protein MTDHLHRIAPDVTFRPVAITDAPVFAAALTRNRAYMRRWEPVRPDAFYTVEGQAARLTALLADRDAGRAMPWVLADDDGRVVGAFTLSGIERGPYRNARLGYWVDADRAGRGLATAAVGAVCAAARDRLGLHRVEAATVTDNGSSQRVLAKAGFERIGTAPGYLHINGRWRDHHLFQRLLHDDPPAG, from the coding sequence ATGACCGATCACCTCCACCGGATCGCCCCGGACGTCACCTTCCGCCCCGTCGCGATCACCGACGCGCCCGTCTTCGCCGCGGCCCTCACCCGCAACCGCGCGTACATGCGCCGCTGGGAACCCGTACGCCCCGACGCCTTCTACACCGTCGAGGGCCAGGCCGCCCGGCTCACCGCCCTGCTGGCCGACCGGGACGCGGGGCGGGCCATGCCCTGGGTGCTCGCGGACGACGACGGCCGGGTGGTCGGCGCCTTCACGCTCTCCGGCATCGAGCGGGGCCCCTACCGCAACGCCCGCCTCGGCTACTGGGTCGACGCGGACCGCGCCGGACGCGGTCTCGCCACCGCCGCCGTCGGCGCGGTCTGCGCCGCCGCCCGCGACCGGCTGGGCCTGCACCGCGTCGAGGCGGCGACCGTCACCGACAACGGCTCCTCCCAACGGGTGCTCGCCAAGGCCGGGTTCGAGCGGATCGGCACCGCGCCCGGCTATCTGCACATCAACGGCCGCTGGCGCGACCACCACCTGTTCCAGCGGCTTCTGCACGACGACCCGCCGGCCGGCTGA
- a CDS encoding uroporphyrinogen-III synthase: MQDDDTTPGPLAGFTVGVTAARRAEELATLLKRRGAAVLHAPALRIVQLADDSELLAATQQLIGHAPDVAVATTAIGFRGWIEAADGWGVGDALLKTLRGVELLARGPKVKGAVRAAGLTEAWSPGSESMAEVLDRLLAEGVAGRRIALQLHGEPLPGFVESLTAAGADVVVVPVYRWMPPQDLAPLDRMLDVTAARGLDAITFTSAPAAASFLGRAETRGLLPEILGALRDDVLVACVGPVTALPLQARGIDTLQPERFRLGPLVQLMCARLPLTARVLPVAGHRVEIRGHAVLVDGELRAVPPAGMALLHALARRPGWVVARADLLRVLPGSGTDEHAVETAMARLRTALGAPRLIQTVVKRGYRLALDPSADTKYDR; the protein is encoded by the coding sequence ATGCAGGACGACGACACAACGCCCGGCCCCCTCGCGGGCTTCACCGTCGGGGTGACCGCGGCCCGCCGCGCCGAGGAGCTCGCCACCCTCCTCAAACGCCGCGGAGCCGCCGTCCTGCACGCCCCCGCCCTGCGGATCGTGCAGCTCGCCGACGACAGCGAACTCCTCGCCGCCACCCAGCAGCTGATCGGCCACGCCCCCGACGTGGCGGTCGCCACCACCGCGATCGGTTTCCGCGGCTGGATCGAGGCGGCCGACGGCTGGGGCGTCGGCGACGCCCTGCTGAAGACGCTGAGGGGGGTCGAACTCCTCGCCCGGGGCCCCAAGGTCAAGGGCGCCGTCCGGGCCGCCGGGCTGACCGAGGCCTGGTCGCCCGGGTCCGAATCGATGGCCGAGGTCCTCGACCGGCTCCTCGCCGAAGGCGTCGCCGGACGCCGGATCGCCCTCCAGCTGCACGGCGAACCGCTGCCCGGCTTCGTCGAGTCCCTGACCGCCGCGGGCGCCGACGTCGTCGTCGTCCCCGTCTACCGCTGGATGCCCCCGCAGGACCTCGCCCCGCTCGACCGGATGCTCGACGTCACGGCCGCCCGGGGCCTGGACGCGATCACCTTCACCAGCGCCCCCGCCGCCGCCTCGTTCCTGGGCCGCGCCGAGACGCGCGGACTGCTCCCGGAGATCCTCGGCGCCCTGCGCGACGACGTGCTGGTCGCCTGCGTCGGACCGGTCACCGCCCTCCCGCTCCAGGCCCGGGGCATCGACACCCTCCAGCCGGAACGCTTCCGGCTCGGCCCCCTCGTCCAGCTGATGTGCGCCCGGCTCCCCCTCACCGCCCGCGTCCTGCCCGTCGCCGGCCACCGGGTCGAGATCCGGGGCCACGCCGTCCTCGTCGACGGCGAGCTGCGCGCGGTGCCGCCCGCGGGCATGGCCCTCCTGCACGCGCTGGCCCGCCGCCCCGGCTGGGTGGTGGCCCGCGCCGACCTGCTGCGGGTCCTGCCCGGCAGCGGCACCGACGAGCACGCGGTGGAGACCGCGATGGCCCGGCTGCGCACGGCGCTGGGCGCGCCCCGGCTGATCCAGACGGTCGTCAAACGCGGCTACCGGCTGGCGCTGGACCCGTCGGCGGACACGAAGTACGACCGCTGA
- a CDS encoding nitrate/nitrite transporter encodes MAGRWIETWEPEDETFWQEEGERVARRNLWFSVLSEHIGFSVWTLWSVMVLFMGPEYGIDPAGKFFLISTATLVGALVRVPYTFAVARFGGRNWTVFSAVGLLVPTLAAFWVMEPGTSYATFVAVAALTGIGGGNFASSMTNINAFFPLREKGWALGLNAGGGNIGVPVVQLVGLLVIGTLGASHPRIVLGVYLPLIVLAAVCAVLYMDNLRPVKNDTGAALEAVRDPHTWIMAVLYIGTFGSFIGYSFAFGLVLQTQFGRTPLQAASLTFVGPLLGSLIRPVGGRLADRYGGARITLATFAAMAAATGVVIQASGNASLPVFLTGFTALFVLTGLGNGSTYKMIPGIFHAKALARGLDAEAAAARGRRLSGAAMGLIGAVGALGGLAINLAFRQSFQASGTGTAAFWSFLAFYGVCSTLTWAVYLRRPAPAPTRGRLGYAEV; translated from the coding sequence ATGGCAGGCCGTTGGATCGAGACCTGGGAGCCGGAGGACGAGACGTTCTGGCAGGAGGAGGGCGAACGCGTCGCCCGCCGCAACCTGTGGTTCTCCGTGCTCTCCGAGCACATCGGATTCTCCGTCTGGACCCTCTGGTCGGTGATGGTCCTGTTCATGGGACCGGAGTACGGCATCGACCCGGCCGGGAAGTTCTTCCTCATCTCGACCGCGACCCTGGTCGGCGCGCTGGTGCGGGTGCCGTACACCTTCGCCGTCGCCCGCTTCGGCGGCCGCAACTGGACGGTCTTCAGCGCGGTGGGCCTGCTCGTCCCGACCCTGGCCGCGTTCTGGGTGATGGAGCCCGGGACCTCCTACGCCACCTTCGTCGCGGTCGCGGCGCTCACCGGGATCGGCGGCGGCAACTTCGCCTCGTCGATGACCAACATCAACGCCTTCTTCCCGCTGCGCGAGAAGGGCTGGGCGCTCGGCCTGAACGCGGGCGGCGGCAACATCGGCGTCCCCGTCGTCCAGCTCGTCGGCCTGCTCGTCATCGGCACGCTCGGGGCCTCGCACCCCCGGATCGTCCTCGGGGTGTACCTCCCGCTGATCGTCCTCGCCGCCGTCTGCGCCGTCCTGTACATGGACAACCTCCGGCCCGTGAAGAACGACACCGGGGCCGCGCTGGAAGCCGTCCGCGACCCGCACACCTGGATCATGGCGGTCCTCTACATCGGCACCTTCGGCTCGTTCATCGGCTACAGCTTCGCCTTCGGCCTGGTGCTCCAGACCCAGTTCGGCCGGACCCCGCTCCAGGCCGCCTCGCTCACCTTCGTCGGCCCGCTGCTGGGCTCCCTGATCCGGCCCGTCGGAGGCCGGCTCGCCGACCGCTACGGCGGCGCGCGCATCACCCTGGCCACCTTCGCCGCGATGGCCGCCGCCACCGGCGTCGTCATCCAGGCCTCGGGGAACGCCTCGCTGCCCGTCTTCCTCACCGGCTTCACCGCCCTGTTCGTCCTGACGGGCCTCGGCAACGGATCGACGTACAAGATGATCCCCGGCATCTTCCACGCCAAGGCCCTCGCCCGGGGGCTCGACGCGGAGGCCGCGGCCGCCCGCGGACGGCGGCTCTCCGGCGCCGCCATGGGCCTCATCGGGGCCGTCGGCGCGCTCGGCGGCCTGGCCATCAACCTCGCCTTCCGCCAGTCCTTCCAAGCCTCCGGCACCGGAACCGCGGCGTTCTGGTCCTTCCTCGCCTTCTACGGGGTGTGCTCCACCCTCACCTGGGCGGTATACCTTCGCCGCCCGGCGCCCGCGCCCACCCGGGGCCGGCTCGGCTACGCGGAGGTGTAG
- a CDS encoding acyltransferase family protein translates to MTAPPLPRTVPDLTAPPQPAPVKPARDRYFDLLRALALFRVVLYHLTGWAWLPIVFPSIGVMFALAGTLMARSLERPALQVIRGRVRRLLPPLWLLGAIGVTGMVAQGWGPDAEGHPGWWWQHLLYWVLPLSDPPYAYDVAGVDGFIGASWPEELAGPLWYIRAYLWFVLLSPPILRGLRRLPWPTLLAPLVLAVVMRLELFSTTDRLDSAITDFSTFGACWVLGMAHQEGVLKRLPAYVVPSIAPLFAGAGLWWASHEGFRSGFDLDSIPLAQALWSFGCVLLLLHLSPAWTVWPKRLRPFARPITLLNSRAVTVYLWHNVCILTAATLYDRLWSVDALSEHVPWLLESWVPVLLITWALIALCVLAFGWAEDAAARRRPQLWPDGRR, encoded by the coding sequence ATGACCGCCCCGCCCCTGCCGAGGACCGTCCCGGACCTCACGGCCCCGCCGCAGCCCGCCCCCGTGAAGCCCGCCCGCGACCGGTACTTCGACCTGCTGCGGGCCCTCGCCCTCTTCCGCGTCGTCCTCTACCACCTGACCGGCTGGGCCTGGCTGCCCATCGTCTTCCCGTCGATCGGCGTCATGTTCGCCCTGGCCGGCACGCTGATGGCACGCTCGCTGGAACGGCCCGCCCTCCAGGTGATCCGGGGCCGGGTCCGCCGGCTCCTGCCGCCGCTGTGGCTGCTCGGCGCGATCGGCGTGACCGGCATGGTCGCCCAGGGCTGGGGCCCGGACGCCGAGGGCCATCCGGGCTGGTGGTGGCAGCACCTCCTGTACTGGGTGCTGCCGCTCAGCGATCCGCCGTACGCGTACGACGTGGCGGGCGTCGACGGCTTCATCGGCGCGAGCTGGCCCGAGGAGCTGGCCGGGCCGCTCTGGTACATCCGCGCCTACCTGTGGTTCGTCCTGCTCTCCCCGCCGATCCTGCGGGGCCTGCGCAGGCTGCCGTGGCCGACGCTGCTCGCGCCGCTCGTGCTGGCCGTCGTCATGCGCCTGGAGCTGTTCTCCACCACCGACCGCCTCGACTCCGCGATCACCGACTTCTCCACCTTCGGCGCCTGCTGGGTCCTCGGCATGGCCCACCAGGAAGGCGTCCTGAAACGGCTGCCCGCCTACGTCGTGCCGTCGATCGCCCCGCTCTTCGCGGGCGCGGGACTGTGGTGGGCGAGCCACGAGGGCTTCCGCAGCGGTTTCGACCTGGACTCCATCCCGCTCGCCCAGGCCCTGTGGTCCTTCGGCTGCGTCCTGCTCCTGCTGCACCTCAGCCCCGCCTGGACCGTGTGGCCGAAGCGGCTGCGCCCCTTCGCCCGGCCCATCACCCTGCTCAACTCGCGGGCGGTGACCGTCTACCTCTGGCACAACGTCTGCATCCTCACCGCCGCCACGCTCTACGACCGGCTCTGGTCCGTCGACGCCCTCAGCGAGCACGTGCCCTGGCTGCTGGAGAGCTGGGTGCCCGTGCTGCTGATCACCTGGGCCCTCATCGCGCTCTGCGTCCTCGCCTTCGGCTGGGCCGAGGACGCCGCCGCCAGGCGCCGGCCGCAGCTCTGGCCGGACGGCAGGCGGTAG